The Nitrospirota bacterium genome has a segment encoding these proteins:
- a CDS encoding TIGR04222 domain-containing membrane protein, with product MPLTPVPNSEAHNIFILTSLIWIFLAAYWIFKYSKISYGYPADKSQPVPYEAAYMKKGRNHAVTVCLFDLIQRGYIVVDEAKDLTATGNTEGLNTAENALIDTVRVKSSIAGIFAQRDQLKRFEYYTLRSLTVKGLIKDSKETNRFCKNLRMFAIISAIALTAVNLYLEFPAGEGMMLFSLLVPAIAFISSYVMQRTTIKTNRGKAYLTHLENKIAASNHVSGSDGHYDPTLSYAVAVLGMAVLAGTVFSGISEAIYYHGGAAGSSGGCSGCSSGDIGSGSSCSGCSSGDSGGDSGGCSGCGGGGGD from the coding sequence ATGCCCTTAACGCCTGTCCCAAACTCAGAAGCACACAACATATTTATACTCACATCACTGATTTGGATATTTTTAGCAGCCTATTGGATATTTAAGTACAGTAAAATCTCCTATGGCTATCCGGCTGACAAATCTCAACCCGTTCCGTATGAAGCGGCTTATATGAAAAAAGGCAGAAATCATGCCGTCACGGTTTGTTTGTTTGATTTAATACAAAGAGGCTATATTGTTGTTGATGAGGCAAAAGATTTGACAGCTACGGGAAACACTGAGGGCTTAAACACAGCTGAGAATGCGTTAATAGATACAGTCCGTGTAAAGTCCTCAATTGCTGGAATATTTGCTCAGCGTGATCAGCTAAAACGCTTTGAATATTATACACTCCGCTCTCTTACAGTAAAGGGTTTGATAAAAGATTCAAAAGAGACAAACCGCTTTTGCAAAAACCTGCGGATGTTTGCCATCATTTCGGCTATTGCCCTTACGGCAGTTAACCTGTATCTGGAGTTTCCTGCTGGCGAAGGGATGATGTTGTTTTCACTCTTAGTGCCGGCAATTGCTTTTATATCTTCATATGTAATGCAAAGGACAACAATAAAGACAAATAGAGGTAAGGCATATTTAACCCATCTGGAGAATAAAATAGCAGCTTCTAACCACGTATCAGGTTCAGATGGACATTATGACCCAACCCTAAGTTATGCTGTAGCAGTGCTGGGTATGGCTGTGTTAGCGGGTACGGTATTTAGCGGCATATCGGAGGCAATTTATTATCACGGAGGGGCTGCAGGGAGCAGCGGCGGGTGTAGTGGCTGTTCTTCAGGCGACATTGGCTCTGGCAGCA
- a CDS encoding HAD-IIIA family hydrolase translates to MSDKQQRILDKAKPVKLLILDVDGVLTDGKIVFGSGSSEMKSFNVRDGHGIVVFKEQGFHVAIITGRDSEAVTRRATELGITDVYQKCWDKVKAYEELKARYNLSNTECAYVGDDIVDIPLLLRVGFGITVGDGHPDAKAVSAYVTENYGGNGAVREVCELILKTKNLWDKIIGDLKKVS, encoded by the coding sequence ATGAGTGACAAACAGCAGAGGATTTTAGATAAAGCAAAACCAGTAAAACTTCTCATTTTAGATGTTGACGGGGTGCTGACAGACGGCAAGATTGTGTTTGGCAGCGGCAGTAGCGAGATGAAAAGTTTTAACGTCAGAGATGGCCACGGAATAGTGGTTTTTAAAGAGCAGGGCTTTCATGTGGCAATAATAACCGGAAGAGACTCTGAGGCAGTTACAAGACGTGCCACTGAGCTTGGCATCACTGACGTATATCAAAAGTGCTGGGATAAGGTTAAAGCGTATGAGGAACTAAAAGCCAGATATAATCTGAGCAACACAGAGTGTGCCTACGTTGGAGATGACATTGTGGATATTCCGCTGCTTCTGCGCGTAGGATTTGGCATAACAGTTGGGGACGGGCACCCTGATGCTAAGGCAGTTTCCGCCTATGTTACCGAAAACTATGGCGGTAACGGAGCAGTTCGTGAAGTGTGTGAGTTAATACTGAAAACGAAAAACCTCTGGGATAAAATCATAGGTGATTTGAAAAAAGTCAGTTGA
- a CDS encoding PAS domain-containing protein, giving the protein MITSIIYLLSIGLQLSVGLYALSLIRLTGRKTAWILISAAMLLMAFRRIVLFFYILSAGRQISMDVSEIIAFTISCLMLLGVHFIREYFFSIHAANAKRRLAEEAVIASEMRLKSYINITGQIIWVTNAEGEVVEDIPSFRTFCGLSYEEVKGSGWVKALHPDDVEHTMQIWKKAVAERNFYETEFRMRRHDEVYRDFLARGFPVFRKDGSILEWIGSCTDITERKQAEQEILLITKRLQFATSSANIGVWDWDVTNNIMTWDDQMLQLYGLTWETFPGGVEAWQNGLHPDDRDTIVEECKAALRGEKEWDTEFRVLHPNGTVKHIKANGMVIRDHEGTPVRMLGTNYDITERKLKEKREQYRSYTMLSTLIDNVPDLAWIKDREGRFIIDNEAHRVAANMPANAINGKTDFDIWPTDLAEKHIADDQAVMASGVRKHIEEPYVDANGLLHFIETIKTPVKDENGEVIGTVGIAHDITERKRMEEELKELNRTLEERVTLETNRRLTQEHLLIQQSKMASMGEMIGLIAHQWKQPINSVGITIQDLKDAYSYGEVDDKYIDNIVVSTMRQIDFMSKTIDDFRNFFIPSKEKVLFDVKAAVDELLSIFTHIFRKSTIEISVKAGQDVLTSTSGYPNEFKQVLLNILNNSKDAIIIRRENAPEIQGIIEINITNTEDKSKVIVSVRDNGGGIPDDVLEKIFEPFFTTKGTEGTGIGLYMSKTIIETNMGGSLTVGNVDGGAEIVITLGLT; this is encoded by the coding sequence ATGATTACCAGTATTATATATCTGTTATCTATCGGGTTGCAGCTATCAGTCGGATTATATGCTCTGTCTTTGATTCGCTTAACGGGACGAAAAACAGCATGGATATTAATCTCTGCCGCAATGCTTTTGATGGCTTTTCGCCGTATAGTATTGTTTTTTTATATACTTTCCGCTGGCAGACAAATAAGCATGGACGTTTCGGAAATAATTGCCTTTACTATCTCCTGCCTAATGCTGTTGGGTGTTCATTTTATAAGGGAATATTTCTTTTCTATTCATGCTGCCAATGCTAAGCGCAGGCTTGCTGAGGAGGCAGTGATTGCAAGCGAAATGCGCCTGAAGTCTTATATCAACATAACAGGCCAAATTATATGGGTGACTAATGCTGAAGGAGAGGTTGTAGAGGACATCCCGTCATTCAGGACATTTTGCGGCCTTAGTTATGAAGAGGTTAAGGGTTCAGGATGGGTGAAAGCCCTGCATCCTGATGATGTTGAACACACAATGCAGATATGGAAAAAGGCTGTGGCTGAAAGAAACTTCTATGAGACAGAATTCCGCATGCGCAGACATGACGAGGTTTATCGGGATTTCCTGGCACGTGGATTTCCTGTCTTTAGAAAAGATGGAAGCATTCTGGAGTGGATCGGCTCCTGTACCGACATTACCGAGCGCAAGCAGGCGGAACAAGAGATCCTTTTAATTACAAAGCGCCTTCAATTTGCAACCAGCTCAGCTAACATTGGGGTATGGGACTGGGACGTTACCAATAACATAATGACCTGGGATGACCAGATGCTTCAACTCTACGGTCTTACGTGGGAAACGTTTCCGGGAGGTGTAGAGGCATGGCAAAATGGCCTGCATCCTGATGACCGTGATACGATCGTTGAAGAGTGCAAAGCGGCTTTAAGGGGCGAAAAAGAGTGGGATACTGAATTCAGAGTACTGCACCCAAACGGGACTGTAAAACATATAAAAGCCAACGGAATGGTAATCCGGGACCATGAGGGTACCCCTGTCCGTATGCTTGGAACAAACTATGATATTACAGAGCGCAAGCTCAAAGAGAAAAGGGAACAATACCGCAGCTATACCATGCTGTCCACCCTTATAGACAATGTGCCGGATCTTGCCTGGATCAAGGACAGGGAGGGCAGGTTTATTATAGACAATGAAGCACACCGTGTGGCCGCTAATATGCCTGCCAATGCAATTAACGGGAAAACCGATTTCGATATCTGGCCCACGGATTTAGCAGAGAAACATATTGCTGACGATCAAGCCGTGATGGCATCAGGTGTGAGAAAGCATATAGAAGAGCCATATGTGGATGCAAATGGACTATTGCATTTTATTGAGACCATCAAGACACCTGTTAAGGATGAAAATGGCGAGGTCATCGGCACAGTAGGTATCGCCCACGACATCACTGAGCGTAAACGAATGGAGGAGGAGTTAAAGGAGTTAAACAGGACTCTTGAGGAGCGTGTAACTTTGGAGACAAACAGACGTTTAACGCAAGAGCATTTGTTAATTCAACAATCCAAGATGGCGTCCATGGGTGAGATGATTGGGCTAATTGCCCACCAGTGGAAACAACCAATAAACTCTGTAGGAATAACTATACAGGATTTAAAAGATGCTTATTCCTATGGAGAAGTTGATGATAAATATATTGACAATATTGTTGTGTCCACGATGCGGCAAATTGATTTTATGTCAAAAACTATAGATGATTTCCGAAACTTCTTTATACCGTCAAAGGAAAAAGTTTTGTTTGATGTAAAAGCTGCAGTAGATGAACTGCTATCTATATTTACGCATATTTTTAGGAAGAGCACTATAGAAATTTCTGTTAAAGCTGGACAGGATGTGTTAACCTCCACATCAGGTTATCCCAATGAATTTAAGCAGGTGCTGCTTAATATTTTGAATAACTCAAAGGATGCGATAATCATAAGAAGGGAAAATGCTCCTGAAATACAAGGCATTATAGAAATTAATATTACCAATACTGAGGATAAATCTAAAGTTATCGTTTCAGTTAGAGACAATGGTGGTGGAATTCCTGATGATGTATTAGAGAAAATATTTGAACCGTTTTTCACAACTAAAGGAACTGAAGGCACAGGGATCGGTCTTTACATGTCAAAAACCATAATTGAGACAAATATGGGCGGTAGCCTGACAGTGGGAAATGTTGATGGCGGTGCTGAGATTGTGATAACTTTAGGGCTTACATAA